A DNA window from Microcystis aeruginosa NIES-843 contains the following coding sequences:
- a CDS encoding DUF29 domain-containing protein yields MLALEQLYEREYDRWLSETIELLKNRQFDRVDYEHLIEELAAWGRSEKTTVKSLILSIIIHLLIYQFWTTEREINSNHWAAEIITFRVQLEDKLTTDLSKFLELELDNIYENARLIAEKKTGLKNLPIICPYSLTQILEKQWFPDTDNQ; encoded by the coding sequence ATGCTTGCTTTAGAACAGCTTTATGAACGGGAGTACGATCGCTGGTTAAGCGAGACGATCGAGTTATTAAAAAATCGTCAGTTTGATCGGGTAGATTACGAACATTTAATCGAGGAGTTGGCAGCTTGGGGACGAAGCGAAAAAACTACTGTTAAAAGTTTAATTTTATCGATAATAATCCATCTCCTAATCTATCAATTTTGGACAACAGAAAGAGAAATAAATAGTAATCATTGGGCGGCAGAGATTATCACTTTTCGAGTACAATTAGAAGATAAGCTCACCACCGATTTAAGCAAATTTCTAGAACTAGAGTTAGACAATATCTATGAAAATGCCCGCTTAATTGCCGAAAAAAAGACAGGATTAAAAAATTTACCGATAATTTGCCCCTACTCTCTGACACAAATTCTTGAGAAACAGTGGTTTCCCGATACAGACAATCAATAA
- a CDS encoding type I restriction endonuclease produces MEIDKLKEIAQKVETSRSQIQNEQATKTAFIMPFLQAWGYDVFNPMEVHPEYSADLTGLKGEKVDYAICLDNQPIILMECKSCHQNLEHPKHSSQLHRYFNATGANFGVLTNGIIYRFYTDIVKDNIMDNKPFFEFNILDFDDSSVNELKRFSKSSFNSDELEEVARNLLYTKEVKKVIAQQLNDPSPEFVKFFVSHVYSGVRTALVVEKFTEIIKHSLKEYINDIIKKTGQNPPDTPAGEDPPPEEPEEHGINPEKLEVFYIIKSILREEINTARIQYKDTRSYFGINLDGKVTKTVCRLWFKKTGKKSISIPDNVETGKEANTNIDSLDEIYGLAEFLKSRIRYLTKDNYKRKSEQTESI; encoded by the coding sequence ATGGAAATCGATAAACTCAAAGAAATTGCCCAAAAAGTTGAAACCTCTCGTTCTCAAATCCAAAACGAACAGGCAACCAAAACAGCTTTTATTATGCCTTTTTTGCAAGCATGGGGTTACGATGTGTTCAATCCCATGGAAGTTCATCCCGAATATAGTGCCGATTTAACTGGATTAAAAGGGGAAAAAGTAGATTATGCTATTTGTTTGGACAATCAACCGATTATTTTGATGGAATGTAAAAGCTGTCATCAAAATCTTGAGCATCCTAAACATAGTTCCCAACTGCATCGATATTTTAATGCAACTGGAGCTAACTTTGGAGTTTTAACTAATGGAATTATCTATCGGTTTTATACGGATATCGTCAAGGATAATATCATGGACAATAAGCCATTTTTTGAGTTTAACATTCTCGACTTTGACGACTCTTCTGTTAACGAATTAAAACGTTTTTCTAAATCTAGCTTTAATTCTGACGAACTAGAAGAGGTTGCTCGCAATTTATTGTACACAAAAGAAGTTAAAAAAGTGATTGCCCAGCAATTAAATGATCCTTCCCCCGAATTTGTTAAGTTTTTTGTTAGTCATGTGTATTCTGGAGTGAGAACTGCATTGGTTGTTGAAAAATTCACAGAAATTATTAAGCATTCTCTCAAAGAGTATATCAATGATATCATCAAAAAAACTGGACAAAATCCTCCTGATACACCAGCAGGAGAAGATCCTCCACCAGAAGAACCAGAGGAACATGGAATTAATCCCGAAAAACTGGAAGTATTTTACATTATTAAATCAATTCTACGGGAAGAAATCAATACCGCACGGATTCAATACAAAGACACTAGAAGTTATTTTGGTATCAACTTAGATGGAAAAGTAACCAAAACAGTCTGTCGTCTGTGGTTCAAAAAAACTGGCAAGAAATCAATCAGTATTCCCGATAACGTCGAAACTGGTAAAGAAGCAAACACAAATATAGACAGTCTTGATGAAATTTATGGATTGGCTGAATTTCTGAAATCTCGTATCCGCTATCTGACTAAAGATAATTATAAAAGGAAGTCAGAACAAACGGAAAGTATCTAA
- a CDS encoding ISAzo13-like element ISMae28 family transposase (programmed frameshift), producing the protein MELTDSLKKLLSETALQLKGAAKRRFMAQTVLELGYGGQTLAAQELGWNRTTIRKGIKELKRGIICVDNHSAKGRKKAEEHLPFLLENIKSLVDSQSQTDPSFKSQRLYVRLSAAEVRKQLISKYGYSDEDLPSEETIRVKLNNLGYRLKRVAKVLPQKKFPETEAIFEELANINREADEDPTMLRLSLDAKARVNIGLFDRGGKNRITVETNDHDFNPKTTLTPYGIFIPEFDELFLYFTASTVTSDFIVDILEDFWESEKSRFEKIKTLIINQDNGPENNSRRTQFMKRIVEFSQKYQVNIRLAYYPPYHSKYNPIERTWAVLENPWNGSILDEIETALKFAQTMTWKGKHPIVKLITETYEKGVKLTKKAMEKIEEKIERLTESTNQDFPDLGQWFIDIYYDKT; encoded by the exons ATGGAATTAACTGATTCCCTCAAGAAATTGCTCAGTGAAACTGCACTTCAATTAAAAGGTGCAGCTAAAAGAAGATTCATGGCCCAAACAGTCTTAGAATTAGGCTATGGGGGACAAACCCTTGCTGCACAGGAGTTAGGCTGGAATCGAACTACTATTCGTAAAGGAATTAAAGAACTAAAAAGAGGTATTATTTGTGTTGATAATCATTCAGCTAAGGGGCGGAAAAAAGCAGAAGAACATTTACCTTTTCTATTGGAAAACATCAAAAGTTTAGTGGATTCTCAAAGCCAAACTGACCCAAGTTTTAAAAGCCAAAGGCTTTATGTGAGACTGAGTGCGGCCGAAGTCCGAAAGCAATTAATCTCTAAATATGGGTACAGTGATGAGGATTTACCGAGCGAGGAAACTATTCGGGTTAAATTAAATAACTTAGGTTATCGTCTGAAAAGAGTCGCTAAAGTTTTACCTCAAAAAAAAT TTCCAGAAACCGAGGCAATCTTTGAGGAATTAGCTAACATTAATCGGGAAGCGGATGAAGACCCTACGATGTTACGTCTTAGTTTGGATGCCAAAGCCCGTGTTAATATTGGACTATTTGATCGAGGAGGTAAGAATAGAATAACTGTCGAAACAAACGATCATGATTTTAATCCGAAAACAACCCTAACCCCTTACGGAATATTTATTCCAGAATTTGATGAGTTGTTTTTGTATTTCACTGCCTCCACAGTCACCAGTGACTTTATTGTTGATATATTAGAAGATTTCTGGGAGTCGGAAAAATCTCGTTTTGAGAAAATTAAAACTTTGATAATTAATCAAGATAATGGACCAGAAAATAATTCGAGACGAACTCAGTTCATGAAACGTATAGTTGAGTTTTCCCAAAAATATCAAGTTAATATACGTTTAGCTTACTATCCCCCTTACCATAGTAAATATAATCCTATTGAACGAACCTGGGCTGTGTTAGAAAACCCTTGGAATGGGAGTATTTTAGATGAAATCGAAACGGCTTTGAAATTCGCCCAAACTATGACTTGGAAAGGAAAACACCCGATTGTTAAGTTGATTACTGAAACTTATGAAAAAGGAGTAAAGCTTACTAAAAAAGCCATGGAAAAAATCGAAGAAAAAATCGAACGTCTCACAGAATCAACGAATCAAGACTTTCCCGATTTGGGACAATGGTTTATTGATATCTATTATGATAAGACCTAG
- a CDS encoding sugar transferase, whose translation MNLTNLPMSLDEVPLPSSLPPVILIVFTRPDLLKEVLKGLTQQTLFPHQIIAYVDGARNELDLPLIDQTIALLQEFSSKIPVDIRLRSQNLGCDQNVILSLTEVLSTYESVVYLEDDNFPNPYFYDRMCRLLEAYREHKKIFSISGYAAFPEQAYHLIEEDFALSRRVFSWGFGIWADRWNDIALINQPKQYNPFGKFYNIPATVQTKMTIINQFWLERNEQTDWVITLTLASLYQNRVHLIPKTSLIYNIGFGHPESKTYKGKEASWVNSAYSSSFRPNSLPSSLELIDLLKNEISGIELAHYLYRKGIAINLEALFYYLKKYRDIQSRLEFVKLFMAHSPFSLKRIRLRLGL comes from the coding sequence ATGAATTTAACAAATTTACCAATGTCTCTTGATGAGGTGCCTTTACCTAGTTCTTTGCCGCCAGTTATTTTAATAGTTTTTACTCGTCCCGATCTACTCAAGGAAGTTTTAAAGGGTTTAACCCAACAGACTCTATTTCCTCATCAGATCATTGCCTATGTGGATGGAGCAAGAAATGAACTTGATCTACCCCTGATTGATCAAACAATTGCTTTACTGCAAGAGTTCTCTAGTAAAATTCCAGTAGATATAAGGTTACGGTCACAAAATTTGGGCTGTGATCAAAATGTCATTTTGTCCTTGACAGAAGTCCTATCCACTTATGAATCTGTTGTTTACTTGGAAGATGATAACTTTCCCAATCCATATTTTTATGATAGGATGTGCCGTCTATTAGAGGCATACCGTGAACATAAAAAAATCTTTTCGATTAGCGGATATGCAGCCTTTCCAGAGCAAGCATATCATTTGATCGAAGAGGATTTTGCTCTTTCTCGTAGAGTTTTTTCTTGGGGATTCGGTATCTGGGCCGATCGCTGGAATGATATCGCTCTCATCAATCAGCCAAAACAATATAATCCTTTTGGAAAATTCTATAATATACCCGCCACCGTGCAAACAAAAATGACTATAATAAACCAGTTCTGGCTAGAGAGAAATGAGCAAACTGACTGGGTTATTACTCTTACTCTTGCATCTTTGTATCAAAATCGGGTTCACCTTATTCCCAAAACTTCTTTGATCTATAATATAGGTTTTGGACACCCAGAATCTAAAACCTATAAAGGGAAAGAAGCATCATGGGTAAACTCTGCCTATAGTTCCTCATTCCGCCCCAATAGCTTACCTAGCAGTCTTGAGTTAATTGACCTTTTAAAAAATGAGATTAGTGGCATAGAATTGGCGCATTACCTGTATCGCAAGGGTATTGCTATTAATTTAGAAGCACTATTTTACTACCTAAAAAAATATCGTGACATTCAAAGTCGCCTAGAATTTGTGAAGCTATTTATGGCTCACTCTCCCTTTAGTTTGAAAAGAATTCGCCTTCGCCTAGGTTTATAG
- a CDS encoding NodZ family protein, producing MNSSRKFLICKGSSGMGNRILAACGAIIYSEISNRQLVIDWRDNTYCHDDINSFPLFFNCPKTVSVESIPDTKSVYPEIWIDKLDQSFGGLRKDLRISDQSMSVELSRTNYESEILVFCAYTHKINQMRQLFHGKFDYLAKMDDRTIIKQVLNSHLSLKPEIIQSIEDFRSSYFGVNTLGVHVRYTDMKIPLDKLITNTKKINKNNKFNSIFLATDSQEVVEKFQEEFPNIITTPKWFPPSGERMHQNWDQCPDRVQNGIEALMDMYLLASCNDLIFSSQSSFGLVASILSKASKQHLHDVNSSSFIEKVKAKIRGIAK from the coding sequence ATGAATAGCTCTAGAAAATTTCTGATTTGTAAAGGTTCCTCTGGCATGGGAAACCGAATTCTGGCCGCCTGTGGTGCAATAATCTATAGTGAAATTAGTAATCGCCAGTTAGTTATTGATTGGCGGGATAATACTTATTGTCATGACGATATCAACTCCTTCCCTCTATTTTTTAACTGTCCAAAGACCGTTTCAGTAGAATCTATACCTGATACCAAGTCTGTCTATCCTGAGATATGGATTGATAAGTTAGATCAATCTTTTGGTGGACTAAGAAAAGATTTAAGGATTTCGGATCAATCTATGTCGGTTGAATTATCTAGAACAAATTATGAGAGTGAGATTCTGGTTTTCTGTGCCTATACTCATAAAATCAACCAGATGAGACAACTTTTTCATGGGAAGTTCGATTACTTGGCAAAAATGGATGATCGTACTATTATCAAACAGGTATTAAACTCTCATCTAAGCCTGAAACCTGAAATTATTCAGTCTATCGAAGATTTCCGATCATCTTACTTTGGAGTGAATACCCTAGGCGTTCATGTCAGATACACAGACATGAAGATTCCTTTAGATAAGCTAATTACTAATACTAAAAAAATCAACAAAAACAATAAATTTAACAGCATTTTCTTGGCTACAGATTCTCAAGAAGTTGTTGAAAAATTTCAAGAGGAGTTCCCAAATATTATCACCACACCAAAATGGTTTCCACCATCGGGAGAAAGAATGCACCAGAACTGGGATCAATGTCCTGATCGCGTTCAAAATGGCATAGAAGCATTAATGGATATGTATTTGTTAGCCAGTTGTAATGATTTGATTTTTTCTTCACAGTCCTCCTTTGGTTTAGTGGCATCAATCCTAAGTAAAGCCAGTAAACAACATCTCCACGATGTGAATTCTTCTTCATTCATTGAAAAAGTAAAAGCGAAAATTAGAGGTATTGCCAAATAG
- a CDS encoding RNA-guided endonuclease InsQ/TnpB family protein: MIVLEMKAVVKPSQCSAIDEAIRTVQFIRNKALRLWIDAKREDKIDKYSLNKYCAVLAKQFKFVDTLNSMARQASAERAWSAIARFYDNCKKKIKGKKGYPKFQKNNRSVEYKNCGWKLSEDRKKITFTDKKNIGTVKLKGTRDLNFYPIDQIKRVRIVKRADGYYVQFCLSVDIREYAKPLEPTKRCVGLDVGLKVFYANSDGETVEIPQYYRQAEKRLNRLNRKKSKKFRKGQPQSNNYQRARKRYARKHLRVSRQRRGFVEKEALRVIKSNDFIAYENLNIQGMVKNSRIAKSINDVAWSTFRQWLEYFGFKYGKATVAVALHNTSQDCSNCGQKVPKSLSTRTHICPECGYVEDRDINAAINILKKGLSTVGHTETNTLGERFPLV, encoded by the coding sequence ATGATTGTCTTAGAAATGAAAGCCGTGGTCAAACCAAGTCAGTGTTCTGCCATTGATGAAGCTATTCGTACAGTACAATTCATCAGAAACAAAGCATTAAGGCTTTGGATAGATGCCAAGAGGGAAGACAAAATCGATAAATATTCTCTCAATAAATATTGTGCAGTTCTCGCCAAACAGTTCAAGTTTGTCGATACTCTAAATTCTATGGCTAGACAAGCATCGGCCGAACGGGCCTGGTCAGCTATTGCCCGTTTCTATGACAATTGTAAGAAAAAAATAAAAGGTAAAAAAGGCTATCCCAAGTTTCAGAAAAATAATCGTTCTGTGGAATATAAAAACTGTGGGTGGAAACTATCAGAGGATAGAAAGAAAATAACTTTCACAGATAAGAAAAACATTGGGACGGTTAAACTAAAAGGAACTAGAGACCTAAACTTTTATCCTATAGACCAAATTAAACGAGTTAGAATTGTTAAACGAGCGGATGGTTACTATGTCCAATTCTGTCTAAGTGTTGATATTCGGGAATATGCGAAACCCCTAGAACCGACTAAAAGATGTGTGGGATTGGATGTAGGTTTAAAAGTTTTCTACGCTAATAGTGATGGGGAAACGGTAGAAATACCGCAATACTATCGCCAGGCAGAAAAAAGATTAAACCGTCTAAATCGGAAAAAATCTAAAAAGTTTAGAAAAGGTCAACCTCAGTCAAACAACTACCAAAGGGCCAGAAAGAGGTATGCTAGAAAACATTTAAGAGTAAGTAGGCAACGTAGAGGCTTTGTCGAAAAAGAGGCATTGCGCGTCATTAAATCTAACGATTTCATCGCTTACGAAAACTTAAATATTCAAGGCATGGTAAAAAACTCTAGAATAGCTAAATCTATTAATGATGTGGCTTGGTCAACTTTTCGGCAATGGTTAGAATATTTTGGTTTTAAATATGGTAAGGCTACAGTAGCAGTAGCCCTCCATAACACGAGTCAGGATTGTTCTAATTGTGGTCAAAAAGTACCTAAATCTCTATCTACAAGAACCCATATTTGTCCTGAATGTGGCTATGTAGAAGATAGAGATATTAACGCCGCTATCAATATTCTCAAAAAGGGACTAAGTACCGTGGGACACACGGAAACTAATACGCTTGGGGAGAGATTCCCTCTGGTTTGA
- the grrP gene encoding extracellular substrate binding-like orphan protein GrrP, which translates to MKKILQLVGLGCILPMFLASASLAETVVEKVARTGFLTVGTRFDAIPYSYIDDKGELVGYSMDVLERIRKRLETRLGRPVTLQMIEANQPGEKINLIRSGEIDIACSTAFTWERAKVVDFSISYSISGIRILAKKGSNLSTPQSLIGKRIALVPTSAAVDVIKLVQPQATIVTTYSTVEEAIEALKTGKIDAIAGDSISLAGTILRDNPKIYEIVPEEALANFGIACMVPENNSTFLDDVNYAIVKMMQDYITNDTATVSQIDRWFGSQGMVPIPPELLKGFFAFKVIEHAQINPQEAK; encoded by the coding sequence ATGAAGAAAATTTTACAGTTAGTGGGACTAGGTTGCATATTACCTATGTTCCTCGCTAGTGCAAGTTTAGCGGAAACAGTGGTGGAAAAAGTGGCTCGCACGGGATTTTTGACCGTAGGAACCCGTTTTGATGCGATTCCCTACTCCTACATCGATGATAAGGGGGAATTAGTCGGCTATTCTATGGATGTGTTGGAACGAATTAGAAAACGACTGGAAACTCGTCTCGGTCGTCCCGTCACCCTGCAAATGATTGAAGCTAACCAACCCGGAGAGAAAATTAATCTCATTCGTAGCGGGGAAATCGATATCGCTTGTAGTACGGCTTTTACTTGGGAAAGGGCGAAAGTGGTCGATTTTTCCATCAGTTACAGCATTTCTGGGATTAGGATTTTAGCCAAAAAAGGTAGCAATCTCTCCACTCCTCAATCCCTAATCGGTAAACGCATCGCCTTGGTTCCCACTTCTGCGGCCGTCGATGTGATTAAATTAGTACAACCGCAAGCGACAATTGTTACTACCTACAGCACCGTAGAAGAAGCGATCGAAGCTTTAAAAACCGGTAAAATCGACGCAATAGCGGGGGATAGCATCTCTTTAGCGGGAACAATCCTCAGAGATAACCCTAAAATCTACGAAATCGTCCCCGAAGAAGCTCTAGCTAATTTTGGCATCGCTTGCATGGTTCCCGAAAATAACTCTACTTTTTTGGATGATGTCAACTATGCCATTGTTAAAATGATGCAGGATTACATCACCAATGATACGGCCACCGTTAGTCAAATCGATCGCTGGTTCGGTAGTCAAGGCATGGTTCCCATCCCCCCAGAATTATTAAAGGGGTTTTTTGCCTTCAAAGTTATCGAACACGCCCAAATTAATCCCCAAGAAGCCAAATAG
- the grrA gene encoding GrrA/OscA1 family cyclophane-containing rSAM-modified RiPP — translation MNISNKTGLVGFLLALSAFGLTSTAQAASDEANPIEARLSRLSSAVRERVNQLPSGTADPSLQALGWGDGGNRGWGNSRAGGWVDGRGGSFVNARPWRNGWSDGGGFFNSRPRWGNGGGFLNRW, via the coding sequence GTGAATATCAGCAATAAAACTGGTTTAGTCGGCTTTCTTCTCGCTTTATCTGCCTTCGGTCTGACTAGCACTGCCCAGGCCGCCTCAGACGAGGCTAATCCCATTGAAGCGCGTTTAAGTCGTCTATCTAGCGCTGTACGCGAACGGGTTAACCAACTGCCGTCCGGTACTGCCGATCCTAGTTTACAAGCTTTAGGCTGGGGAGATGGTGGCAATCGCGGTTGGGGGAATAGTCGTGCTGGCGGTTGGGTAGATGGTCGCGGCGGTAGTTTCGTTAATGCGCGGCCCTGGCGTAATGGTTGGTCTGACGGTGGTGGTTTCTTTAATTCCCGACCGCGCTGGGGTAATGGTGGCGGTTTCTTAAATCGTTGGTAA
- a CDS encoding Rpn family recombination-promoting nuclease/putative transposase, with the protein MKTDTIFYQLFQSFPSIFFELIQLPITEANNYRFDSVEVKQLSFRLDGVFLPQNNHPQTPIYFCEVQFQEDEAFYQRFFTEIFLYLSKTDLTNDWRGVIVYPNPQVETDKVQRYRELLNSERVRRIYLNELENIPQTSIGLATVQLITLSKAKAIDSTRKLIQRVRQELTPDQKPQELLQLIETILVYKLPLLNRREIETMFSLDELKQTQYFQDVREEARQEGRQEGRQEGRQEGRLNKALEAVPRLLALGLSVEQVASALELEVEQVRAIQNGT; encoded by the coding sequence ATGAAAACTGACACGATTTTTTATCAACTCTTTCAATCATTCCCCTCTATCTTCTTTGAATTAATTCAACTCCCTATCACCGAAGCGAATAACTACCGCTTTGACTCAGTGGAAGTCAAACAACTTTCCTTTCGTCTCGATGGAGTCTTTCTGCCTCAAAATAATCACCCCCAGACTCCTATCTACTTCTGTGAGGTACAATTTCAAGAAGATGAGGCTTTTTATCAGCGCTTTTTCACCGAAATATTCTTATATCTCAGTAAAACTGACTTAACCAATGATTGGCGGGGTGTGATTGTCTATCCTAACCCTCAAGTAGAAACCGATAAAGTTCAACGCTATCGGGAACTCCTCAACTCCGAGCGAGTGAGACGGATTTATCTGAATGAATTAGAAAACATTCCTCAAACTTCGATTGGTTTAGCTACAGTCCAATTAATCACCCTATCTAAAGCAAAAGCGATTGATAGCACCCGAAAATTAATCCAAAGAGTGCGGCAAGAATTAACCCCCGACCAAAAACCGCAAGAACTCTTACAATTAATAGAGACGATTCTCGTTTATAAGTTACCGCTTCTCAATCGTCGGGAGATAGAAACTATGTTTAGTTTAGATGAATTAAAACAGACTCAGTATTTTCAAGATGTGCGCGAAGAAGCGCGTCAGGAAGGTCGTCAGGAAGGTCGTCAGGAAGGTCGTCAGGAAGGCAGACTAAACAAAGCACTAGAGGCGGTCCCTCGTTTGTTAGCCTTAGGGTTAAGTGTTGAGCAAGTCGCATCCGCGTTAGAGTTAGAGGTTGAACAGGTTAGAGCTATACAAAACGGGACATAA
- a CDS encoding ISL3-like element ISMae36 family transposase, with the protein MILDKFLNLKGTCIQGYLHLENIGIVCRIESKNQKATCPRCGLESDKLHQNHRHLVKDLPISGQPVYLQINRRQFKCDNCQRPFSEELDFVAKKRTYTKRLAANILEQLKEGDILNVSRINDVTEEEIQRMIEDIAEEITEPDLSELKRLGIDEIALVKGQKNYCAVLVNLDTGKLIAILEKRTQEELRETLTGWGKEVLEQIEEVSIDLWLPYKNLVKELMPSAEVVADRFHVMKQINQELDEQRRAEKRAVEAQKNKKQKAEKEAKLEVLKRSKYSLLKNEEDLTEPQKIKLEAIKEKFPNLKKMQELKEEFRKIYETSENPTEGMLSISEWLAKSSSVFTKSCQTIRNWFGEIISYFERRTTNGVVEGINNKLKLIKRRGYGLRNFRNFWVRSMLSWHLVC; encoded by the coding sequence ATGATACTTGACAAATTTTTGAACCTAAAAGGAACCTGTATTCAAGGCTATCTACACCTAGAAAATATCGGTATAGTTTGCCGAATCGAATCGAAAAATCAAAAAGCAACCTGTCCTCGTTGTGGGTTAGAGAGCGATAAACTCCACCAAAATCATCGACATTTAGTCAAAGATTTACCAATCTCAGGTCAACCAGTATACCTACAAATTAATCGTCGTCAATTTAAGTGCGATAATTGTCAGAGACCCTTTAGCGAAGAGTTAGATTTTGTCGCCAAGAAACGAACCTATACGAAAAGACTAGCCGCAAATATACTCGAACAATTAAAAGAAGGAGATATTTTAAATGTTAGTCGAATAAATGACGTAACGGAAGAAGAGATTCAAAGAATGATAGAGGACATCGCCGAAGAAATTACAGAGCCAGACCTATCGGAATTAAAAAGACTAGGAATTGATGAAATCGCTCTAGTCAAAGGACAAAAAAATTACTGTGCGGTTTTAGTAAATTTAGATACGGGAAAACTAATAGCTATTCTAGAGAAGCGAACACAAGAAGAGTTGAGAGAAACGCTTACGGGCTGGGGAAAAGAGGTGTTAGAGCAAATTGAAGAAGTGAGCATAGACCTTTGGTTGCCTTATAAAAATTTGGTGAAAGAATTGATGCCATCGGCCGAAGTAGTCGCCGATAGATTCCATGTAATGAAACAAATTAATCAAGAGTTAGACGAACAGAGAAGAGCAGAAAAAAGAGCCGTAGAAGCGCAGAAAAATAAAAAACAGAAAGCGGAAAAAGAAGCGAAGCTAGAAGTTTTAAAGCGAAGTAAATATAGCCTGTTAAAAAATGAAGAAGATTTAACGGAACCCCAAAAAATTAAACTAGAAGCTATCAAAGAAAAATTCCCAAATTTGAAAAAGATGCAGGAATTAAAGGAAGAATTTAGAAAGATTTATGAAACCTCAGAGAATCCGACAGAGGGAATGCTATCCATCTCGGAATGGTTGGCAAAATCCTCCAGTGTTTTTACCAAGAGTTGTCAAACAATCCGAAACTGGTTTGGAGAAATAATTAGTTATTTCGAGCGAAGGACAACGAATGGGGTGGTCGAGGGAATCAACAATAAACTTAAACTAATAAAACGGAGAGGCTATGGCTTGAGAAACTTTCGGAATTTTTGGGTTAGAAGTATGTTATCTTGGCATCTTGTATGTTGA
- a CDS encoding IS630-like element ISMae21 family transposase, translating into MSYSLDLRKKVIDYVENGGSITKAAALFNIGRATIYRWLGREKLEATKVKHRQRKLDWKALSKDVQENPEARLRDRAEKFGVRPSAICYALKNMKVTRKKKELRYRERNREERMKYYRVLRELIKIYGSESLVFIDESGFEEFQACFYAWSKKGKKVFGDRQGKRGKRENLVAGRRKGKKDFIAPMVFTRSLNAEGFEGWLSLYLLPSLTITSVLIMDNAPIHRKTVIKQLVEEAGHQVVFLPKYSPDLNDIEHDFSALKRARMYAPVGTPLDEIIRTYCVA; encoded by the coding sequence ATGTCTTATAGCCTAGACTTGAGAAAAAAAGTAATCGATTATGTAGAGAATGGGGGAAGCATAACCAAAGCCGCCGCTCTATTTAATATAGGAAGAGCGACGATATATAGATGGCTAGGTAGGGAAAAACTGGAAGCAACAAAGGTAAAACACCGTCAGAGAAAGCTGGACTGGAAAGCACTGTCAAAAGATGTCCAAGAAAATCCCGAGGCAAGATTAAGAGACAGAGCCGAGAAATTTGGAGTGAGACCAAGTGCCATTTGCTATGCCTTAAAAAACATGAAAGTTACCAGAAAAAAGAAGGAACTTCGTTATAGAGAAAGAAACCGAGAAGAAAGAATGAAATACTACAGAGTGCTGAGAGAATTGATTAAAATATATGGAAGTGAAAGCCTTGTATTTATTGATGAGTCAGGGTTTGAAGAATTTCAAGCCTGTTTTTATGCTTGGTCAAAAAAAGGGAAGAAAGTCTTTGGAGATAGACAAGGAAAACGAGGAAAAAGAGAGAACCTTGTCGCTGGTAGAAGAAAGGGAAAAAAAGACTTTATTGCACCGATGGTATTTACGAGAAGCCTGAATGCCGAAGGTTTTGAAGGGTGGTTATCTTTATATTTGTTGCCCTCTCTAACCATAACATCAGTATTAATTATGGATAATGCACCAATTCATCGGAAGACAGTCATTAAACAACTGGTAGAGGAAGCAGGTCATCAGGTCGTGTTTTTGCCAAAATACTCTCCTGATTTAAATGATATCGAACATGATTTTAGTGCATTAAAGAGGGCAAGAATGTATGCTCCTGTGGGGACACCCCTTGATGAAATTATTCGTACTTATTGTGTCGCCTAG